The following is a genomic window from Collimonas fungivorans Ter331.
GCCGAGTTTTTCGATCAGCGAGCGGTAACGGTTCAGGTCCTTACCCTTGAGGTAGGACAGCAGGCTTTTACGACGGTTAACCATCATGATCAGGCCGCGGCGGGAATGGTGATCCTTGGCGTGGGCTTTGAAGTGACCGTTCAGGTCGTTGATACGGGCTGTCAGCAGCGCAACTTGCACTTCCGGGGAGCCGGTGTCGTTTTGACCGCGCGCATTATCAGTGATAATAGCGGCCTTGGCTGTTTTTTCGATAGTCATGCTTTACCTTTCACAAGCGGTGTACAGAGTACGTAACCCTATGCACCGTGAACAAACAATTAGAAAATCCGGTCAAACTTGACCAGACGCGCAGTATATAGCAAAAAACCTGCGGATTCAAATACTTAGCGTCGCGCCAACAACAATTTATCTTGGAGTATCGCCATGAAGCAACCCTTTCCCCTTCTCCTGGCCGGTTTGCTGCTGAGCCTCGGCGGTTGCGCCTCGCTGCTGGCGCCGCCGGTCAATCCCGGCGAACCCGAAGCGCAGGTGCTGGCGCGGCTGGGGAACCCCACCGGGACTTATCAAGACGGCAATGATGTATTATGGGAATATGCGCGCGGCCCCTACGGCCAGGCGACGTATATGGCGAAAATCGGCCCCGACCACAGATTAATTTCTTATGAGCAAGTATTGACCCTGGAGAAATTCGCCACCATCAAGGTCGGCCAGTTCAACCAGGC
Proteins encoded in this region:
- the bamE gene encoding outer membrane protein assembly factor BamE domain-containing protein produces the protein MKQPFPLLLAGLLLSLGGCASLLAPPVNPGEPEAQVLARLGNPTGTYQDGNDVLWEYARGPYGQATYMAKIGPDHRLISYEQVLTLEKFATIKVGQFNQADVLRTIGKPFETIYYDRVKLNGWNYAYKEAGVWNSEMTVYFDDSGIVRKLENGPDPRYEHSRFGR
- the rpsO gene encoding 30S ribosomal protein S15, which translates into the protein MTIEKTAKAAIITDNARGQNDTGSPEVQVALLTARINDLNGHFKAHAKDHHSRRGLIMMVNRRKSLLSYLKGKDLNRYRSLIEKLGLRK